One stretch of Prosthecobacter dejongeii DNA includes these proteins:
- a CDS encoding MBL fold metallo-hydrolase, translating into MFLRQITDSSLAQNAYLIGCQRTGEAVIVDPERDVDRYLKLAAENDLRITAVAETHIHADYLSGARELMERHGVKAYLSAEGGPEWQFEWAQGSPQAQFLRDGDSFHVGNIELTAVLSAGHTPEHLSYLVTDHGHGATEPMALLSGDFIFVGDVGRPDLLETAAGQTGVMEASARTLYASLRSTERLPEHLQILPAHGAGSACGKALGAVPSSVLGYERRFNPALNEALTESEDEFVKDILTGQPEPPLYFARMKRDNRAGPALLPEGRLPQPRHLTAMEVPAYLAESRVVVLDLRADRTSFLQRHIQGALLAPLAGGKLPIAAGSYVEEGVRILLIVQNAAEVEEAVRQLIRIGLDQVTAWMTVAEMEEIRDGLMTAQPYITPEQLQGALAADPDALVLDVRGADEYAERHVQGARNIAYTRLAARLSEVPGDRRIYVHCGSGLRASLAVAFLASQGRDVVLVDGAFAKISIEIKTTSA; encoded by the coding sequence ATGTTCCTTCGCCAAATCACCGATTCATCCTTGGCCCAAAATGCCTACCTCATCGGCTGCCAGCGCACAGGCGAGGCCGTGATCGTGGACCCAGAGCGGGATGTGGATCGCTACCTCAAGCTGGCGGCTGAAAATGACCTTCGCATCACTGCCGTGGCGGAGACCCATATCCATGCCGACTACCTCAGCGGTGCCCGTGAGCTGATGGAACGCCATGGCGTGAAGGCCTACCTGTCTGCGGAAGGTGGACCGGAGTGGCAGTTTGAATGGGCGCAGGGGAGTCCTCAGGCGCAATTTCTGCGCGATGGAGACTCCTTCCATGTGGGCAACATCGAACTCACGGCGGTACTTTCTGCCGGCCATACGCCGGAGCACCTCAGCTACCTGGTGACGGATCACGGCCATGGTGCCACGGAGCCGATGGCGCTGCTGAGTGGTGATTTCATCTTCGTGGGGGATGTGGGGCGGCCAGACCTGCTGGAAACAGCCGCCGGACAGACCGGGGTGATGGAGGCCAGCGCCCGCACCCTTTACGCCAGCCTGCGCAGCACCGAAAGACTGCCCGAACATCTGCAAATCCTGCCTGCACACGGTGCTGGGAGTGCCTGTGGGAAGGCCCTGGGCGCAGTCCCGAGCAGCGTTCTAGGTTATGAGCGGCGTTTTAACCCGGCGCTCAACGAAGCCCTCACCGAAAGTGAGGATGAATTTGTCAAAGACATCCTCACCGGGCAGCCGGAGCCACCGCTCTACTTCGCCCGCATGAAGCGAGACAACCGTGCTGGTCCTGCCCTGCTGCCGGAGGGCAGGTTGCCTCAGCCTAGGCACCTCACCGCCATGGAGGTGCCTGCCTATCTGGCAGAATCCCGCGTGGTCGTACTGGATCTGCGGGCGGATCGCACTTCGTTCCTGCAAAGGCACATCCAAGGAGCTCTGTTGGCTCCACTGGCGGGTGGAAAGTTGCCCATTGCTGCGGGATCGTATGTTGAGGAAGGCGTGCGGATCCTCTTGATTGTGCAGAACGCGGCGGAAGTGGAAGAAGCCGTGCGGCAGCTCATCCGCATCGGGCTGGATCAGGTCACTGCCTGGATGACGGTGGCGGAGATGGAGGAGATCAGGGATGGGCTGATGACTGCGCAGCCTTACATCACACCTGAGCAGTTGCAGGGAGCCCTAGCGGCAGACCCTGATGCCCTGGTGCTGGATGTGCGAGGGGCTGATGAATACGCAGAACGTCATGTCCAAGGAGCACGAAACATCGCCTACACACGGCTAGCTGCACGGCTCTCGGAAGTGCCAGGAGACCGCCGCATTTATGTCCACTGTGGCAGCGGCCTGCGCGCCAGCTTGGCAGTGGCCTTTCTAGCCAGCCAGGGACGTGACGTGGTGCTGGTGGACGGAGCCTTTGCGAAAATTTCGATCGAGATAAAAACAACTTCCGCCTAA
- the queG gene encoding tRNA epoxyqueuosine(34) reductase QueG, with protein MDLKTQLISQAHELGFADCRIAPARPAAHREIYEQWVAEGKYGDMAWMARNMDRRTDPCVVQPGAKTVIVLAMNYYQGPAPATAAGGYRIARYAWNEDYHDLIVAKLKALDAFLIQHGGTQRYYVDTGPVLERDFASEAGLGWGGKSTMQIHRQLGTWFFLAELISTLDLAVDTPARDLCGKCTRCMVACPTQAITAPRRMDARRCVSYLTIESKGPIPLEFRRAMGDRIYGCDDCLSACPWNKFAQLSQEATFQARETVFNQKLRDFLTLTDESFRALFAKSPIKRIKRPAFLRNVCVALGNVGTDEDVAALEIAAQDEHPLISEHAQWALQEIWLRSKKV; from the coding sequence ATGGATCTCAAGACTCAGCTCATCTCCCAAGCTCATGAACTGGGCTTTGCCGACTGCCGAATCGCCCCGGCCAGACCCGCAGCGCACCGGGAGATCTATGAGCAATGGGTGGCTGAGGGCAAATATGGCGACATGGCCTGGATGGCGCGGAACATGGACCGCCGCACAGACCCCTGCGTGGTTCAGCCAGGGGCGAAGACCGTCATCGTCCTAGCCATGAATTATTATCAAGGACCAGCGCCAGCCACCGCCGCTGGCGGCTACCGCATCGCCCGTTACGCATGGAATGAGGATTACCATGACCTCATCGTGGCCAAGCTAAAGGCGCTGGATGCCTTTCTCATTCAGCATGGCGGCACACAGAGGTACTATGTGGATACCGGCCCGGTGCTGGAGCGGGATTTTGCCAGTGAGGCCGGGCTGGGCTGGGGCGGGAAAAGCACCATGCAGATCCATCGCCAGCTCGGCACCTGGTTTTTCCTGGCGGAGCTCATCAGCACCCTGGATCTAGCGGTGGATACCCCCGCCCGTGACCTGTGTGGCAAGTGCACCCGCTGCATGGTGGCCTGCCCCACCCAGGCCATCACGGCCCCGCGCCGGATGGATGCACGCCGCTGCGTGAGCTACCTCACCATCGAGAGCAAAGGACCCATCCCCTTGGAATTCCGCCGCGCCATGGGGGATCGAATTTATGGCTGCGATGACTGCCTCAGCGCCTGCCCCTGGAACAAGTTTGCCCAGCTTTCCCAGGAGGCGACGTTTCAGGCACGCGAAACAGTGTTTAACCAAAAGTTGCGCGATTTCCTGACCCTGACCGATGAGTCTTTTCGCGCTCTGTTTGCCAAGTCTCCCATCAAGCGCATCAAACGCCCGGCCTTTCTCCGCAATGTCTGTGTGGCCCTGGGCAATGTCGGCACGGATGAAGATGTAGCGGCGCTAGAGATCGCCGCACAGGATGAGCACCCGCTCATCTCTGAGCATGCTCAATGGGCCTTGCAAGAGATCTGGCTAAGGAGCAAGAAAGTATAG
- a CDS encoding rhodanese-like domain-containing protein codes for MQTTITPKQLNTQLQAGRCQLVDVREPVEHAEEHISQARLIPLGELEKRASELNRDLPIVIHCRSGKRGEQALAKLQSLGFTQVQNLEGGIQAWKASGLPVARAAKKVFPLMQQVQLTIGLGVLTGAALSLTVHPYWVFLSAFFGAGLVLAGSTGWCGLAILLSKMPWNRIEGQACCSPKNCSAR; via the coding sequence ATGCAAACCACCATCACTCCCAAACAACTCAACACTCAACTTCAGGCGGGCCGCTGCCAGCTTGTGGACGTCCGCGAGCCTGTGGAACATGCGGAAGAGCACATCTCCCAGGCGCGGCTCATTCCTTTAGGGGAACTGGAAAAACGCGCTTCCGAGCTCAATCGGGATCTGCCCATCGTCATCCATTGCCGCAGTGGCAAGCGCGGAGAACAGGCCCTCGCGAAGCTGCAATCTTTAGGTTTTACCCAGGTGCAAAATTTGGAAGGCGGGATCCAGGCCTGGAAAGCTTCTGGGCTGCCCGTGGCCCGTGCCGCGAAAAAAGTCTTCCCCCTCATGCAGCAGGTGCAGCTCACCATCGGCCTGGGTGTGCTGACGGGGGCGGCCCTGTCACTCACCGTGCATCCTTACTGGGTCTTTCTCAGCGCGTTCTTTGGTGCGGGGCTGGTCCTCGCAGGCAGTACCGGCTGGTGTGGGCTGGCCATCTTGCTGTCTAAGATGCCCTGGAACCGGATCGAAGGCCAGGCCTGCTGTTCGCCCAAGAATTGTTCTGCTCGTTAA
- a CDS encoding acyl carrier protein, with protein sequence MPDISPEAVITLITQHQIVETSEALTPDVDLFAQGLDSMAMMQLMLHLEREFSVRISPAEMTRNHFATARVLSSWLSHPNRSAV encoded by the coding sequence ATGCCTGACATCTCACCGGAAGCCGTCATCACCCTCATCACGCAGCACCAGATCGTGGAGACGAGTGAGGCCCTGACGCCGGATGTGGATCTTTTTGCCCAGGGGCTGGACTCGATGGCGATGATGCAATTGATGCTGCATCTGGAGCGCGAATTCAGCGTGCGCATTTCCCCGGCTGAAATGACGCGGAACCACTTTGCCACGGCCCGGGTTTTGTCATCCTGGCTTTCCCACCCGAACCGCAGCGCCGTATGA
- a CDS encoding DsrE family protein: protein MLVCTMPLLVVPPSQATEASVPVIPLQVRENLRIVYQVTDDVTHEGVNKGLFYARKLMDTYQKQGIAADQVHLHLVFHGTGIQAVVNAEARTRLKADKAENPNGEILAELVKRGVQIELCENTMQQRGVTPRELMPGVKRVVGAFPRLVDLQLQGYAYIKFE, encoded by the coding sequence ATGCTTGTTTGCACGATGCCACTGCTGGTGGTGCCACCTTCGCAGGCTACGGAGGCTTCCGTGCCTGTCATTCCGCTGCAAGTTCGGGAGAATCTGCGCATCGTCTATCAGGTGACGGATGATGTGACCCATGAAGGAGTCAACAAAGGGCTGTTCTATGCCCGTAAGCTCATGGATACCTACCAAAAGCAGGGCATCGCTGCGGATCAGGTGCACCTGCATTTGGTGTTTCATGGCACCGGGATACAGGCCGTGGTGAATGCCGAAGCGCGCACCCGGCTGAAAGCGGACAAAGCTGAAAATCCCAATGGCGAAATTTTGGCAGAATTGGTTAAACGCGGCGTGCAGATAGAACTCTGTGAAAACACCATGCAGCAAAGAGGTGTGACTCCCCGGGAACTGATGCCTGGGGTGAAACGGGTGGTGGGGGCCTTCCCCCGGCTGGTGGATCTGCAACTCCAGGGCTACGCCTACATCAAGTTTGAGTAA
- a CDS encoding rhodanese-like domain-containing protein: MLASLHPALYALVGMGAVALLLWWFMDHRRGTAWAISVVRERFPDVAQLSVDGVERLLAGEVATHPVLLDARSAEEYAVSHLPGALSLPVKTVTDEALRELATSAPYVVYCSAGYRACELARRLHQAGIHQVQNLEGGIFAWANAGQPVHRAGQPVKVVHTYHRLFSRLLKPERRQP; encoded by the coding sequence ATGCTAGCTTCGCTCCATCCTGCTCTCTATGCCCTCGTCGGCATGGGCGCTGTCGCGTTGCTGCTTTGGTGGTTCATGGACCACCGGCGGGGCACAGCTTGGGCCATCTCAGTGGTGCGGGAGCGGTTTCCTGACGTGGCGCAGCTTTCTGTGGATGGAGTTGAGCGTTTGCTGGCAGGTGAAGTGGCCACTCACCCCGTGCTTCTTGATGCTCGTTCGGCTGAGGAATACGCCGTTAGCCACTTGCCAGGGGCCCTTTCCCTGCCTGTAAAAACAGTGACAGATGAGGCTCTGCGTGAACTGGCGACTTCCGCCCCCTATGTGGTTTATTGCTCGGCCGGCTATCGTGCCTGTGAGCTGGCGCGGCGTCTGCATCAGGCGGGTATCCATCAAGTGCAGAATCTGGAAGGCGGCATCTTTGCTTGGGCCAATGCAGGCCAGCCAGTGCATCGCGCTGGCCAGCCTGTGAAGGTGGTGCATACCTATCATCGCCTGTTTTCCCGCCTGCTGAAACCGGAGCGCCGCCAGCCATGA
- a CDS encoding ArsR/SmtB family transcription factor, translating into MPKKKKSEPSPMPMSEKALELVAMRFRALSEPTRLRLLNLLMQGEHTVGQLVEAAGLGQANVSKHLALLRDAGMIGMRKEGLSTYCYIADPMVNELCEMMCRRLREDMEAQARALAFDPKI; encoded by the coding sequence ATGCCTAAAAAGAAAAAATCCGAGCCCAGCCCCATGCCGATGTCTGAAAAGGCCCTGGAGCTGGTGGCGATGCGCTTTCGTGCGCTGTCAGAGCCGACACGGCTGCGGCTGCTGAATCTGCTGATGCAGGGGGAGCACACCGTGGGCCAACTGGTGGAGGCTGCCGGTCTGGGACAGGCCAATGTGTCCAAACACCTCGCTCTGCTGAGAGATGCGGGCATGATCGGCATGCGTAAAGAGGGACTGTCCACGTACTGTTACATCGCAGATCCCATGGTGAATGAGCTTTGCGAAATGATGTGCCGCAGGTTGCGGGAGGACATGGAGGCCCAGGCTCGCGCGCTGGCCTTTGACCCCAAAATCTGA
- a CDS encoding HNH endonuclease: MEPAIRQLVWQRAARRCEYCRLKQEHELAQRFHVEHIIALQHRGESAVENLALSCAKCNAYKGPNLTSRDPDTGKVEELFHPRNHRWEDHFCMNGPRILGITATGRTTVWLLQMNSARRLALRQVLIEDGDWD, translated from the coding sequence ATGGAGCCAGCAATTCGTCAGCTTGTCTGGCAGCGAGCCGCCCGTCGTTGCGAATATTGTCGTCTCAAACAAGAGCATGAGTTGGCTCAGCGTTTTCATGTAGAGCACATCATCGCCCTGCAACATCGCGGAGAGAGTGCTGTGGAAAATCTGGCGTTGTCTTGTGCCAAATGCAATGCCTACAAAGGGCCCAATTTAACCTCGCGAGATCCTGACACAGGAAAAGTTGAGGAGCTGTTTCATCCTCGAAATCATCGTTGGGAAGATCATTTCTGCATGAATGGGCCGAGAATTCTCGGTATCACCGCGACGGGGAGGACGACTGTTTGGCTCCTGCAAATGAATAGCGCACGCCGATTGGCGCTCCGGCAAGTGTTGATTGAGGATGGAGACTGGGACTGA
- a CDS encoding FAD-dependent oxidoreductase, which translates to MTLEADVIVAGGGSAGLAAALAAARAGARTLLIERQTKLGGMGTNALVHTFCGLFHPDVSQPWAWVNAGIPAEIGQAMMDRTGQTAPDLMGRVYVLRQHPSLYAQIADELCLAEPRLSVLSGTEWIDLQKDEKGWHLGIITRGERRTLHTQTLVDTTGDATGARLLRPSWCQQVEGSRLYRPAYIAAFHGVLGTHDDGWRLQTGAVIVRAIREGLLPAAAIGAGFRDSPFAGETFVTVDLEAGQGEWDPFDPTKRARMEQEGREVVLALWKYLRQQHPDFRPCPPPMLPVKAGIRETARYIGDYIITGDDLASSRRFEDEVALAGWPMEKRENARGPKFRYFDEPLPPGIPARCLFRQDAPGLFFAGRCLSADHEALASLRVMGTCMATGEAAGKMAVDFVSRC; encoded by the coding sequence ATGACCCTGGAAGCCGATGTCATCGTGGCCGGAGGTGGCAGCGCGGGGCTGGCAGCGGCCCTAGCGGCGGCCCGTGCTGGTGCACGCACGCTATTGATTGAGCGGCAGACCAAACTGGGCGGCATGGGCACAAATGCCCTGGTTCATACCTTTTGTGGCCTCTTTCACCCGGATGTATCTCAGCCCTGGGCCTGGGTGAATGCCGGTATCCCGGCGGAAATCGGCCAGGCAATGATGGACCGCACGGGACAGACGGCACCTGACCTGATGGGCAGGGTGTACGTGCTGCGCCAGCACCCCTCTCTTTATGCCCAGATTGCCGATGAACTCTGCCTGGCGGAGCCTCGCCTATCCGTCCTAAGCGGTACCGAGTGGATTGACCTCCAGAAGGATGAAAAAGGCTGGCATCTGGGCATCATCACCCGGGGGGAACGTAGAACTCTGCATACTCAAACTCTGGTGGATACCACAGGGGATGCGACCGGGGCCCGTCTCCTGCGGCCTTCGTGGTGCCAGCAGGTGGAGGGTAGCCGCCTGTATCGGCCCGCTTACATCGCCGCTTTCCATGGGGTGCTGGGCACGCATGATGATGGCTGGAGATTGCAAACAGGAGCGGTCATCGTGCGCGCGATCCGGGAGGGTTTATTGCCTGCGGCAGCCATCGGTGCAGGCTTTCGTGACTCCCCCTTCGCGGGTGAAACTTTTGTCACCGTGGATCTGGAGGCCGGGCAAGGAGAGTGGGACCCGTTTGACCCCACCAAACGTGCACGGATGGAGCAGGAGGGGCGCGAAGTCGTGCTGGCCCTGTGGAAATACCTGCGCCAGCAGCACCCCGATTTCCGCCCCTGCCCACCGCCCATGCTGCCAGTGAAAGCGGGCATCCGTGAGACTGCCCGTTACATCGGTGACTACATCATCACCGGGGATGATCTGGCGAGCAGCCGCCGCTTTGAGGACGAAGTCGCGCTCGCAGGTTGGCCCATGGAAAAGCGCGAAAACGCCCGGGGGCCCAAGTTCCGTTACTTTGATGAACCCCTGCCCCCCGGCATCCCCGCACGCTGTCTTTTCCGCCAGGATGCACCGGGACTGTTTTTCGCCGGGCGCTGCCTTTCGGCCGATCATGAAGCGCTGGCGTCTCTGCGGGTGATGGGCACCTGCATGGCCACAGGAGAGGCAGCGGGGAAAATGGCAGTGGACTTTGTCTCCCGCTGCTGA
- a CDS encoding Smr/MutS family protein, translating into MEDEEPIRIPITNELDLHTFRPSEVGDLLVDYLGECQKLGIRNVRVIHGKGTGTLRIGVHAALDKMEIVEGWTWPAGERSGGWGATWVQVKGLT; encoded by the coding sequence ATGGAAGACGAGGAACCTATCCGCATCCCCATCACCAACGAGCTGGACCTGCACACTTTCCGGCCCAGTGAGGTGGGGGATCTGTTGGTGGACTACCTGGGCGAATGCCAGAAGCTGGGCATCCGGAACGTGCGCGTCATTCATGGCAAAGGCACCGGCACGCTGCGCATCGGTGTGCATGCCGCCCTGGATAAAATGGAAATCGTCGAAGGCTGGACCTGGCCCGCCGGGGAGAGATCCGGCGGCTGGGGTGCGACGTGGGTGCAGGTGAAAGGGCTCACCTGA
- a CDS encoding sulfite exporter TauE/SafE family protein: MNALAISGALFIGLSLGLTGAGGSIITLPVLVYLAGLPAKQAVGVSLFVVGIAALLGAVQRARTGEFHARAALLFALSGMAGATVGARFTSWVPAPILMMLFALLMLTVALNMWLGRAERFTLPAECRPLRCLLAGTGVGLFTGFIGVGGGFMLVPALIKFARLPQRTATGTSLAVIAFNSAAGFFSHMGEAPVYWPLALLFSGMAGVGVLLGSFFASRLPVKKLQRGFALLVFATGVYVLWQNGLSLV, from the coding sequence ATGAATGCACTGGCCATCTCGGGGGCTTTGTTCATCGGCCTATCGCTTGGGTTGACGGGGGCGGGAGGTAGCATCATCACCCTGCCGGTGCTGGTGTATTTGGCGGGCCTGCCAGCGAAGCAGGCTGTGGGCGTTAGCCTTTTTGTGGTGGGCATCGCCGCGTTGCTGGGTGCGGTGCAGCGTGCACGAACGGGAGAATTTCATGCACGTGCAGCACTTCTGTTTGCCCTTTCAGGCATGGCTGGGGCCACCGTGGGCGCACGGTTCACATCCTGGGTGCCTGCACCGATTTTGATGATGCTTTTCGCGCTGCTGATGCTGACCGTGGCGCTGAATATGTGGTTAGGCCGAGCGGAGAGATTCACTCTTCCTGCGGAATGTCGTCCGCTTCGCTGCCTGCTGGCTGGGACGGGCGTAGGGCTGTTCACCGGGTTCATCGGGGTCGGCGGGGGATTTATGCTGGTGCCTGCCTTGATCAAATTTGCCCGCCTGCCGCAGCGGACTGCGACGGGGACATCCTTGGCCGTGATCGCCTTCAACTCAGCCGCAGGCTTTTTCAGTCACATGGGCGAGGCGCCTGTGTATTGGCCGCTGGCTCTGCTGTTTTCCGGGATGGCGGGAGTGGGTGTGCTCCTGGGTAGTTTTTTTGCTAGCCGTCTGCCGGTGAAAAAACTGCAGCGGGGTTTTGCCCTCCTGGTTTTCGCCACCGGGGTCTATGTGCTGTGGCAAAATGGGCTTTCTTTGGTTTAA
- a CDS encoding PEP-CTERM sorting domain-containing protein (PEP-CTERM proteins occur, often in large numbers, in the proteomes of bacteria that also encode an exosortase, a predicted intramembrane cysteine proteinase. The presence of a PEP-CTERM domain at a protein's C-terminus predicts cleavage within the sorting domain, followed by covalent anchoring to some some component of the (usually Gram-negative) cell surface. Many PEP-CTERM proteins exhibit an unusual sequence composition that includes large numbers of potential glycosylation sites. Expression of one such protein has been shown restore the ability of a bacterium to form floc, a type of biofilm.) — MKGLLWFALLFPSGLQATTLLYSHTGSANPTTEGWIRTSTTTVVGEPFDDDGRDVWRVYDPGLSSGGTSLTYSAVMNATLASSVMATGWDLSTTLSVPTDDPTLGNAIGTDSNAWLGFIINETLTNRRVWALMFGRAANGDTLVAAYGVTGTRTLAPGYHDYSLLYDPVTALATIRIDGEVWKTYAGLSLAGNGAQQVYWGDNNGQSTVIPPRTIYYESIQFSTVPEPTRLLLLGLSGGAGLVRRRRAR; from the coding sequence ATGAAAGGTCTTCTTTGGTTCGCTTTACTCTTCCCTTCGGGGCTTCAGGCGACGACGCTTCTTTATTCGCACACTGGCTCGGCCAATCCCACCACGGAGGGCTGGATCCGCACGTCCACCACGACCGTGGTGGGTGAGCCCTTTGATGATGACGGGCGGGATGTCTGGCGTGTCTATGATCCCGGACTCAGCAGTGGCGGCACCAGCCTAACGTACAGTGCGGTCATGAATGCCACTTTGGCCAGTTCGGTGATGGCCACGGGCTGGGATCTTTCCACCACTCTCAGCGTGCCCACGGATGATCCCACGCTCGGCAACGCCATCGGCACGGATAGCAATGCCTGGCTGGGCTTCATCATCAATGAAACGCTCACCAACCGCCGGGTCTGGGCGCTGATGTTTGGCCGTGCGGCCAATGGGGATACTTTGGTCGCGGCGTATGGCGTCACGGGCACGCGCACTCTGGCCCCAGGCTATCATGATTACAGCTTGTTGTATGATCCCGTCACGGCGCTGGCCACCATCCGCATTGATGGGGAAGTGTGGAAAACTTATGCGGGATTGAGCTTGGCAGGCAATGGCGCCCAACAGGTTTATTGGGGGGATAATAATGGTCAGTCCACCGTCATCCCACCCCGCACGATTTATTATGAGTCCATCCAGTTTTCCACCGTGCCTGAGCCTACGAGGTTGCTGTTGTTGGGCCTGAGCGGCGGGGCGGGGCTTGTCCGTCGGCGGAGAGCCCGATGA